The following are encoded in a window of Candidatus Nitrosotalea sinensis genomic DNA:
- the cgi121 gene encoding KEOPS complex subunit Cgi121, translating into MITVKLLGGARKSFSADKLEISNPGTISGLVDDIQNLIPQNLPKLDPDNILVAVNGVDSSALQGKDTVLQDGDVITIIPLVHGGASKRIHLDVSGTGVELVRIGEMQDPVEFLDLMRKKYPSILVQGIDAGYILGIGHVKKILAISLAAKKARTLLSNKVETDILMRFACTRQISDAISKVGVKPGHDFILLILGRKSLVTKLFHEIEDNLESGIFEKNNAKLVQKEFGITQKAIDCVISKTPLEDLLAEKAAATLFH; encoded by the coding sequence ATGATAACAGTCAAGCTATTGGGAGGAGCAAGAAAATCCTTCTCTGCTGATAAGTTGGAAATTTCAAATCCTGGTACCATATCTGGACTTGTTGATGACATTCAAAACCTAATTCCTCAGAATTTGCCAAAACTTGACCCTGACAATATCTTGGTGGCAGTAAATGGTGTAGATTCATCAGCATTGCAGGGAAAAGATACCGTGCTCCAAGATGGAGATGTCATAACTATAATACCGCTTGTACATGGGGGCGCATCAAAAAGAATTCATCTTGATGTATCTGGAACTGGTGTAGAACTTGTACGAATTGGCGAGATGCAAGACCCTGTGGAATTTCTTGATTTGATGAGGAAAAAATATCCCAGCATACTGGTGCAGGGAATTGATGCCGGATACATCTTGGGTATAGGACATGTAAAAAAAATTCTTGCCATTTCGCTTGCTGCAAAAAAGGCAAGAACATTACTTTCCAATAAAGTTGAGACTGATATACTAATGAGGTTTGCATGCACAAGGCAGATTAGCGATGCAATCTCAAAGGTCGGGGTAAAACCTGGACATGATTTTATCTTGCTAATCCTTGGAAGAAAATCGCTTGTTACAAAATTATTCCATGAAATTGAGGACAATCTAGAGTCTGGAATATTTGAAAAAAATAATGCGAAACTAGTACAAAAAGAATTTGGTATAACGCAAAAGGCAATTGATTGTGTTATCTCAAAGACACCTCTTGAAGATCTTCTTGCAGAAAAGGCAGCAGCTACTCTATTCCATTGA
- a CDS encoding THUMP domain-containing protein, protein MNLIATCSRHLEEEACDEISEIISELGDQSPRIGKSSFSGIIWIDTKIDPFTVIQEIKKIILDEPWRMRYCHRFIPLAQTTSSTIEEIVNAVKNQTKIIKDTETYRITIEKRGSDISSKDLITAIANTIPNKVSLEFYDWNVMIQIMGGIVGVSILKEEDIVSTLKLKRDSME, encoded by the coding sequence ATGAATCTAATTGCAACATGTAGCAGGCATCTTGAAGAAGAAGCATGTGATGAAATCTCAGAAATAATATCAGAACTTGGAGACCAGTCCCCAAGAATAGGTAAATCAAGTTTTTCAGGAATAATTTGGATAGATACCAAGATAGACCCTTTTACAGTCATACAGGAGATCAAGAAGATTATTCTTGACGAGCCATGGAGAATGAGATATTGTCACAGATTCATCCCACTTGCACAAACCACATCATCTACCATAGAAGAGATTGTAAATGCAGTAAAGAACCAAACTAAGATAATCAAGGATACCGAGACATACAGAATAACAATTGAAAAGCGAGGCTCAGACATCTCCTCAAAGGATCTCATTACCGCAATTGCAAACACAATCCCAAACAAGGTTTCCTTGGAATTCTATGACTGGAATGTTATGATTCAGATAATGGGCGGAATTGTAGGTGTGTCCATACTAAAAGAAGAAGACATAGTAAGTACGCTAAAGCTCAAACGAGATTCAATGGAATAG
- a CDS encoding L-threonylcarbamoyladenylate synthase: MILPCNDQSIEEVVKKIQNGGVIVFPTDTVYGIGCDPRNEDAVKKIYQIKGRDKVKQLPILAYSKEDIKEIAVLDKRSEEMADKFWPGPLTLILQIKDKKIAKALDLQDKVAVRVPGHLCMRKLLQKCRLVTGTSANFSGQPSFGDSKELAAKFTGYDVLLDGGKIEDSCESTIVEVIGNELKIVRQGKIKSESLV; encoded by the coding sequence GTGATTTTGCCCTGCAATGACCAATCAATAGAAGAGGTTGTAAAAAAAATACAAAATGGCGGAGTCATTGTATTTCCTACAGATACAGTATACGGCATAGGATGTGATCCACGCAATGAAGATGCTGTAAAAAAAATATACCAAATAAAAGGACGAGACAAGGTAAAGCAACTCCCCATTCTAGCATATTCCAAGGAAGATATCAAAGAGATTGCAGTCTTGGATAAAAGATCAGAAGAGATGGCAGACAAGTTCTGGCCAGGACCACTTACCTTGATACTCCAGATAAAAGACAAAAAGATTGCAAAAGCACTTGATCTTCAAGACAAGGTTGCAGTACGAGTTCCAGGCCATCTATGCATGCGCAAGTTATTGCAAAAGTGCAGACTTGTAACAGGAACTAGTGCAAACTTTTCAGGACAACCATCATTTGGCGATTCAAAGGAACTGGCAGCCAAGTTTACTGGATACGATGTTCTACTAGATGGAGGAAAGATAGAAGACTCTTGTGAATCCACAATAGTTGAAGTTATAGGTAATGAATTAAAAATAGTAAGGCAGGGCAAGATAAAATCAGAGTCGTTGGTATGA
- a CDS encoding winged helix-turn-helix domain-containing protein produces the protein MAVTYRTHMSIIGDILTTTRDESPDETGASVTYLIRKANVSYGRLSKILETLVSQGLLEQSSSDRACKYRISDRGREFLQAYRGFREFADSFGLRI, from the coding sequence TTGGCGGTAACATATAGGACTCACATGAGCATAATTGGAGACATACTCACTACTACAAGAGACGAGTCTCCAGACGAAACAGGTGCAAGTGTAACATATCTAATACGAAAGGCAAACGTGTCATATGGAAGATTATCAAAAATTTTAGAGACACTTGTATCACAAGGATTGTTGGAACAATCAAGTTCAGACAGGGCTTGTAAATACAGAATCAGTGACAGAGGTAGAGAGTTTCTCCAAGCATACCGTGGATTTAGAGAATTTGCAGACTCGTTTGGATTGAGAATCTAG
- a CDS encoding porin PorA family protein translates to MSSLKEFAFLIASTAAVIGIWFTAYVQESEKLNGDYQLYLEQNGEDQVANRIGGDLSSPFYLTESLIQKVTGTDGNYVTISSIVSGVNQDTGKEIFHSEQTYHVDAYSLTYKDVPKKQFGFKPGVQKQNYDFIHPMVFADVPLVYQNTDTVNGLEVYVFNAQTHNLDITGTSPLYPGVQILSNSNSTFWIEPTTGDLVKFEKSWIDYQVQNNKTIAINEKGWKKTTTYSSFILSEATKSKISDYYYNTRIMPILLGSLTVGVNVILILRSKLRRSTETLVKNAKLTAIGNLSARISHDLRNTLTVIKGEVSIMSMDENKDAKTNERLQRLNRAIDKMDNQIGEVLDFVREKPLKIEDISSTKLINRALEGMYVPEGVKITTPVQDVKMRGDYLKLETVLSNVVINAIQAIGKIGQVMISVEDKPDGIVMSITDTGPGIPEKHLSKIFEPLFTTKPLGTGLGLASCDAIIKSHGGKISVTNNPTTFTIWLPKDSK, encoded by the coding sequence ATGTCATCACTCAAGGAATTTGCATTTTTGATAGCGTCTACAGCAGCCGTTATTGGTATATGGTTTACTGCCTATGTCCAAGAATCTGAAAAGCTAAACGGTGATTATCAACTATATCTTGAACAAAACGGAGAAGATCAAGTTGCAAATAGAATAGGTGGAGATTTATCGTCACCATTTTACCTTACCGAATCCCTGATTCAAAAAGTAACTGGCACTGATGGAAACTATGTAACAATATCGTCCATAGTTAGTGGAGTCAACCAAGATACTGGAAAAGAGATATTCCATTCTGAGCAGACATACCATGTTGATGCCTACAGTTTGACATACAAGGATGTGCCAAAAAAACAATTTGGTTTCAAGCCTGGTGTGCAAAAACAAAACTATGATTTTATTCATCCGATGGTCTTTGCAGACGTCCCACTTGTTTATCAAAACACTGACACAGTAAATGGCCTTGAGGTCTATGTATTCAATGCACAAACACACAATTTGGATATCACTGGAACGTCTCCTCTTTATCCGGGAGTTCAAATTCTGTCAAATAGTAACTCTACATTCTGGATAGAGCCTACTACTGGAGACTTGGTTAAATTTGAGAAAAGTTGGATAGACTATCAAGTACAAAACAACAAGACCATTGCAATCAATGAAAAAGGATGGAAAAAGACAACAACATATTCCTCATTCATATTATCAGAAGCCACCAAATCAAAGATCTCTGATTATTATTATAACACAAGAATAATGCCGATACTTCTTGGCTCACTTACAGTGGGAGTAAATGTCATCTTGATTCTTCGAAGCAAGCTTAGAAGATCTACTGAAACACTTGTGAAAAATGCCAAGCTTACTGCAATTGGAAACTTGTCTGCAAGAATATCTCATGACTTGAGAAATACCTTGACTGTTATCAAAGGTGAGGTATCAATAATGTCGATGGATGAGAACAAGGACGCCAAGACAAATGAAAGACTACAACGCCTTAACAGGGCCATTGATAAAATGGACAATCAAATTGGTGAAGTGCTAGACTTTGTAAGGGAAAAACCACTAAAAATTGAAGATATCTCATCAACCAAGCTGATTAATCGTGCACTTGAGGGAATGTATGTGCCTGAGGGAGTAAAAATAACAACTCCTGTACAAGATGTAAAGATGCGAGGAGATTATCTAAAATTAGAAACTGTCCTATCTAATGTTGTCATTAATGCAATCCAGGCAATTGGAAAAATAGGTCAGGTAATGATATCTGTTGAAGACAAGCCTGATGGTATAGTGATGAGCATAACAGACACTGGACCAGGGATACCTGAAAAACATCTCTCTAAAATATTCGAGCCTTTGTTTACGACAAAGCCTCTGGGAACAGGACTTGGACTTGCAAGCTGTGATGCTATCATCAAGAGTCATGGTGGAAAGATTTCTGTCACGAACAATCCTACTACATTTACCATCTGGCTCCCAAAAGACAGTAAATGA
- a CDS encoding Fe(2+)-trafficking protein yields the protein MARACTKCKKEIPDGVELDPMASVYPCCNECWAEWKQYRIMVMNEMKLDMSLPDHRKVVKKYEKVFVGVMTPEGDVVNFADESKRNPEKPPN from the coding sequence ATGGCAAGAGCCTGCACAAAATGTAAAAAAGAGATACCTGATGGTGTCGAACTTGATCCGATGGCCTCTGTATATCCATGTTGCAATGAGTGTTGGGCAGAATGGAAGCAATATCGAATAATGGTCATGAATGAAATGAAACTTGACATGTCTCTACCGGATCACAGAAAAGTAGTCAAAAAATATGAAAAAGTGTTTGTAGGTGTAATGACTCCTGAAGGCGATGTTGTTAATTTTGCTGACGAGAGTAAAAGAAATCCAGAAAAGCCACCTAACTAG
- a CDS encoding adenylosuccinate synthetase yields MPCTVIVGGFYGDEGKGKIVSYLAMKDNPTVAVRGGVGPNAGHTIELDNKKYKVRMLPSAFLNPGTRLLIGPGVVISPEVLLKEIKEFGTDDRSFVDFQCGVIEESHRTIDSGGRLKQSIGSTGTGTGPANADRAMRTLKLAKDVESLTLYLDDIPNQVNFALDRKENVIVEGTQGTFLSLWHGTYPYVTSKDVTASAICADVGIGPKSVDEVLVVFKSFVTRVGEGPLKNEISTDQATAKGWQEVGTVTGRQRRAAEFDFELARRSIMLNSATQLGITKLDVVFPECAHMQSYADLSSPAKYFIKNIEDQLKVPVTLIGTGPDVNDVIDRRQ; encoded by the coding sequence ATGCCTTGTACAGTAATTGTTGGAGGTTTTTACGGTGATGAAGGTAAAGGAAAGATTGTCTCATATCTTGCAATGAAGGATAATCCCACAGTAGCAGTCAGAGGTGGAGTGGGACCAAATGCAGGACACACAATTGAACTTGATAACAAAAAATACAAGGTTCGAATGCTGCCAAGTGCATTTCTAAATCCTGGTACACGTTTGCTAATAGGACCTGGAGTTGTAATAAGTCCCGAAGTACTCCTAAAAGAAATTAAAGAATTTGGAACTGATGATAGATCATTTGTAGACTTTCAATGTGGTGTAATTGAAGAATCACACAGAACAATAGATTCAGGTGGTAGGCTAAAACAATCAATAGGCAGTACAGGAACTGGTACTGGGCCTGCCAACGCTGACAGAGCAATGCGTACATTAAAGCTTGCAAAAGATGTCGAATCGCTTACTCTGTATCTTGATGATATACCAAACCAAGTAAACTTTGCACTAGATAGAAAAGAAAATGTCATAGTAGAGGGAACACAAGGAACATTTCTTTCATTATGGCATGGAACCTATCCATATGTTACATCAAAAGATGTCACAGCGTCTGCAATCTGTGCAGATGTAGGAATTGGACCAAAAAGTGTTGATGAAGTTCTTGTTGTGTTTAAATCGTTTGTAACTAGAGTTGGTGAAGGACCTCTCAAAAATGAGATCTCAACAGATCAGGCAACAGCAAAGGGTTGGCAAGAAGTAGGTACAGTTACAGGAAGACAGAGGAGAGCAGCAGAATTTGATTTTGAGCTTGCCAGAAGATCTATCATGCTAAACAGTGCAACACAGCTTGGCATAACGAAACTAGATGTTGTCTTTCCAGAGTGTGCTCACATGCAATCGTATGCAGACCTGAGCTCACCTGCCAAGTATTTCATCAAAAACATTGAAGATCAACTAAAGGTGCCAGTCACGTTGATTGGTACTGGACCTGATGTAAATGATGTCATTGATAGAAGACAATAG
- the pyrF gene encoding orotidine-5'-phosphate decarboxylase, which translates to MSKFRKRMHDSSSKSLVILANDLDTTNLATLEKHTLQNIQNLGNYLCAVKFNFHVLLPLGEKSIKKINKTAHDMGLQTIADIKLNDIGNTNMVTLQRLWSSGFDAVIANPIMGPENLSQLVKNAHGNNRGVITLVHMSHPGAKLGYGLRVQDPNTGKMTSVHELFLKWSYSMNVDGIVVGATIPDLIRQSSKKAKGKFEIYSPGVGTQGGDPTDALDAGANYLIVGRTILNSKNPKLEAQRLREITLS; encoded by the coding sequence ATGAGCAAGTTTAGAAAAAGAATGCATGATTCTTCTTCTAAAAGTCTGGTAATACTTGCAAATGATCTTGACACTACAAATCTTGCAACTCTAGAAAAGCATACTTTACAAAACATACAAAATCTCGGTAACTATCTATGTGCTGTGAAATTTAATTTTCATGTACTGCTGCCTCTTGGAGAAAAAAGTATCAAGAAAATAAACAAGACAGCACACGATATGGGGCTACAAACAATAGCAGACATCAAACTAAATGATATTGGCAATACAAACATGGTTACACTGCAAAGATTGTGGAGCAGTGGATTTGATGCAGTGATTGCAAATCCAATAATGGGACCTGAAAATCTGTCACAACTTGTCAAAAATGCACATGGGAATAATCGTGGTGTGATAACACTTGTACACATGAGTCATCCTGGTGCAAAACTTGGATATGGTTTACGTGTACAGGATCCAAACACTGGCAAGATGACAAGTGTACATGAGCTATTTCTGAAATGGTCATACTCTATGAATGTGGATGGAATTGTAGTTGGAGCTACAATTCCTGATTTGATACGTCAATCAAGCAAAAAAGCAAAAGGAAAATTTGAGATCTACTCTCCAGGGGTTGGCACACAGGGGGGTGACCCAACTGATGCACTTGATGCCGGTGCAAACTATCTCATAGTTGGAAGAACAATTCTTAATTCAAAAAACCCTAAACTTGAGGCACAAAGATTACGAGAAATAACCCTGTCATAG
- a CDS encoding bis(5'-nucleosyl)-tetraphosphatase translates to MLEERSAGAIIYRQSPQGKMYLLLNYPSGHWDFVKGNIEKGEALRETVLREAREETGITDITFVDGFEDKVEYHYQRDGQVIHKEVAFFLATTNTDKITLSFEHQDYTWLGFDEALAKLTYKTAQNVFKKVKDL, encoded by the coding sequence ATGTTAGAAGAAAGATCGGCAGGTGCCATAATTTATCGCCAGTCACCACAGGGAAAGATGTATCTTCTTTTGAATTACCCTTCAGGTCACTGGGATTTTGTCAAGGGAAACATAGAGAAGGGCGAGGCACTAAGGGAGACAGTACTAAGAGAAGCAAGAGAAGAGACAGGCATAACAGACATTACATTTGTGGACGGATTTGAGGACAAGGTAGAGTATCATTATCAAAGAGATGGACAAGTGATACACAAGGAAGTTGCCTTTTTCTTGGCAACCACAAACACAGACAAGATTACCCTATCTTTTGAACATCAGGATTACACATGGCTTGGCTTTGATGAGGCTCTTGCAAAACTGACATACAAGACGGCCCAAAATGTATTCAAAAAAGTCAAGGACCTATGA
- the uppS gene encoding polyprenyl diphosphate synthase: MPKHIAIILDGNRRWAKRNLIMKIDGHFRGADAVEKLLDWCEELNIKIITLYVLSAENLNRKDDELGYLYELINERLHKLYNDPRIHKNRMKVKAIGSIELLPDFLKDILGKLEETTKDYDGHYLNIAIAYGGQNELVDAIKKIGAKIKDGSLNVNQIDKDVIESSLYTSHLPQSSPDMILRTSGEKRLSGFLLWQSAYSELVFMDVYWPEFRKIDLMRAIRTFQKRGRRLGK; the protein is encoded by the coding sequence ATGCCAAAGCATATTGCCATAATTCTAGACGGAAATAGAAGATGGGCAAAGCGCAATCTGATAATGAAGATTGATGGCCACTTTAGAGGAGCAGATGCGGTAGAAAAATTGCTTGATTGGTGTGAAGAGCTAAACATCAAGATAATTACATTGTATGTCTTGTCTGCAGAAAATCTCAATCGCAAAGACGATGAATTGGGCTACCTGTATGAATTGATTAATGAAAGACTGCACAAGCTGTACAACGATCCAAGAATTCACAAGAATCGCATGAAGGTCAAAGCAATAGGCAGCATAGAGCTATTACCTGACTTTTTAAAAGACATACTTGGCAAGCTGGAAGAAACCACAAAAGATTATGATGGTCATTACCTTAACATTGCAATAGCATATGGTGGACAAAACGAGCTTGTTGACGCCATAAAAAAAATAGGTGCAAAGATAAAAGACGGATCTCTTAATGTAAACCAGATAGACAAGGACGTAATAGAATCAAGTCTTTACACTTCACACCTTCCCCAGTCATCACCTGACATGATATTAAGAACATCAGGCGAAAAACGATTGAGTGGTTTTCTTCTCTGGCAAAGTGCATACAGCGAACTTGTATTCATGGATGTATACTGGCCGGAATTTAGAAAGATAGATCTGATGCGTGCAATTAGAACATTTCAGAAAAGAGGCCGAAGACTGGGCAAATAA